In the Lates calcarifer isolate ASB-BC8 unplaced genomic scaffold, TLL_Latcal_v3 _unitig_4342_quiver_2007, whole genome shotgun sequence genome, gatgttgttttgcatttgttttcctattcttttggtttgtttgtttgttttagtttttttgcgCATGTCTCTTTTTGTCAGGATTCCTCCTGGACACTCCCTATGGAGGTATTCTAGCCATGTTCAACTGAAAGGACCAACCATGACACTCCCATAGCACACTATTATATATACCATTTGACCAGGGCCTGGCTTGGCAGCTGTCTAGGAGCTGAAAGCTGTGGCTCCTTCAACCTGTTAACATCACAGCTGAGACAAGTAGAAGAAAAGCTATGAATGATTGATTTACACCCATGCAGTACTGCACCACTTGTACAGCAGGAACTGATTCAAGCGTATGGATACAGCTTCCTAAATCTTCAACGCCGCGTGTTCCATCTTGTGAATTATTCAGCGTTCCAGTCATGGTCAAGTCAGGTTTCTGCCAGGATCTGCCAGGACAAGaaagtttgtcagaaaacattttcaccaaGGGTTGGGTTGCATGGTGTTTGAATGCAGCTAGTGAACAAAACATGAGGAATATTTATGTGCtatgaaacagacagaaaatacacaaagcaTTAAATACACTAAACACCTGTACATGTTCGCACATTTTACTACATAGGTTGAAGAAAGGAAACACTGACATGGGGAACTTGCTTTCATTAGCAAACAAGCTAAGAGACTTCTTCATAGCATGTCACAGTAGGGGAAGCTCAGGTGTAATGGATATGtgtaacaaatcaaaacaactgCATTCCATTTAGGTGAGCTGTAGTTTGATGTTCCTGGTATTGTTCATGTGGGCTCATGGATTACTGGAGACATGAACTGAGCCATAGATAATAATCTGtctgagaaaattaaaacatttgtgGTACTGTGTTAAATGTATATACCACTGACATGCCATTAGAAGTTAGCTTAATTTGCATGATTGTGTACTATTTGTTCTATAGGCCAGAGGTGATTACAATGATGATTGCAACATTGATAATAATGAATGGATAGTAAAAAATTTGTAAGCACTTAAAACTGccataacagatttttttggccacttgggggcagcagaaacaacacaagACTGACATGTCATCATCTTTACGTTAGTATGATATTTAGCAATACATTGTTTACTTACATATTCAGCCATTactattattcatttaaagtcGTGTTTCTGGCAACTTGGGAAATAAAAGACCAATATtcattctcctctttctctgttttggtctttatCAACTCCTTTCTGGTAATCTTTTGCTGTCAAACGCTCCACTGTATTCACCAGCTCGTCACTAGTCTGTCATATGGtactgagcaggtagtgtacagcacatttttagagcttttctgAGGGTGACCCAAAACAGGAAAGTTCCACACTGTGCAGCTAAACGACTAAATTTGATATTTAGCATTGTAAAGCTGAAGGGAGCTGCTGATTCAGATGATAATTCTCTTTCCCACCGTCACATTAGTTTGTTATTATAAAATTATTGATTGTAGTTGCTTTAATCTTACATTAGAAGGTCTGATTGGCTGCAGTCACCAGGTTGCACACTGAAACTCTACACAGGTTGACGTGAAACCATTGATGAGTAAATCACTGATCACAGAGCCTGACAAACTGTTGCTTTGCTAATTAAATcagccaaaaacacaaacaaacaataaaggGAGCTGGTTTAACATAAACTAGGTGTCCTCCACTTTTTTCAAACCAGTGACCCTAGTCTGACCTGATCTGATTTAACTCCTTTAAACACATAGTTGAGACCTCACACAGTCAAAAACTGAACAGGATTAGCTTTAAGGTAGGATTCattgttgttatagttgttaTAGTGGACATCATTAGATTTAGCTAGATAAAGTGGTTGTGTATATCAATATTTCCTGCTGCTGTATTCATCTGTCTTGTGTTCTGTCTCTCTACAGGAGCCTGCAGTGCTTGTTGGGCCTTATTTAGCCTTTTGCTGATTGccattgttgctgctgctgctgtatggTACCTTTATAAATCTGGGAAACTCACAAGGTACCAAGAACAGTAGAAGTATAGTAGCACTGCATGTTTCATATAGGTCTTTAGGTgtatattgatatattgatTGATGGCTCCTTTTTCTAGGATGCCAGGGGGCACACGTGAGGAGATGCAAAAGGTCCGAAAAACCTCCAGCGGATCTGAAGAACCTCAAAGagtagaagaagaagtagaagaagaagctgaTGAAACAGCAGTTGCGGTACAAGAGACACAGGTAGAGGAAACACGTACAGTATTTCATTTGGTGAAATTTTATGTGTCTTCCTTTTTTTGCATTATTGCAGTTATTAGATGCATTTTACAGCAGTAGTTGTAATTATGTTGTAGTACAGCACATTAAATGATGAATTATCAGCATTTCTTTACATTATTACAGCACTGTTTATGAAAGACAATAACTGAAAAACAGTTCCCATAACTCTCTGCAAACGGATTTGATATTGAATGCTGTTTTAATCAATTGTTTTGAATTGTCTGTCTTAGAGATCTCGTTGACAACTGTGAAAGCAACAAGAATTTGACTGCAAGCAATTAACACACCTTATTCCTGGCTCAGCTGATTACTGAACAGATGAAACAGTCCAGGTGCTGCATATAACTGTATACTCTCATCTTTAAACTGTGTATTTACCACTAGATTTCATTGTGGAATTTCTTTCTTGCTGTCAGCCTTTTTCAAGTACTCATATCCAGCACAAGAAAAAGGGAAATAGAGACTGAATGCCAGTGAAACCCTGGTTTGCTTTGCATTTTCTCTTTGCATTTCTCCCAGTGCCTGCAGCCTTCATGTAACATGTGGCatggataatggatggatggatggatggctgatTTTGAAAGGGGAAGTCTGGTGAACTTACTTTCACTGTTACTGCCTCTGCTCGCTTTATAAACGACACACACCAATGGCGCTAGACTCATGTCCATATTTACACCAACAGCATTAACTGCTGATAATAGCAGATGATCATGCAGCACGTTTACATTCACTGAAGAAACCAGGTTAATTGTAGAAAACAGGTGACAGCAAAacattaaattgttttcatACAATGTGGAAATTACTAAATCAGAATATACATGCAGCAGGTGGAACGAAACTAAGTGCATTTACCCAAATATTGAActtaagttcttttttttttctattttttatattatactactttatacttctacttcaCTACATCCTATAGGGAAATATGgaactttttactccactacattaaTTTGAAACCTAGTTACTTGTCacttttcagattttacataaaGGTTATATGATAAGCTTATGGAATACAATGCATtggtaaataataaaaacaaaaggcagtgTGGGTCCCTTGTCATGTTTCAACTCATGCTTGTGCATTAGTTGTTAGGAAAGAGATTTCTCAGATAGTTCCACTTAATTGAGAGTTTGAGGGGTAATTATCCAGAATTCATTCCCTTTTGTTCTACCCCACTGATGATCCCACAaatccccctcctcccttttgGAGGAGTCTGACCCTTGATTACTACTGGACCAAACTAAAGTTGAAAATTAACCTTGATTAACCAAAGCAGTATTAACAATCTAATATTGTTAGATATTATAACACATCAGTCACAATGGTCATTTTTCTGTGAGATgggtatttttacatttgacatTACAAGTACAGGTAGCAGATAATACTTTTCTACTTCTACTACTAGTATTATTTCACTGTTGTGTTAAGGTCAGAGCACCACTGGTTactaaaatgtacatttatgaCTGTAAAAGAAATCAGATTACAGAAAACTGACTATAACCTGGTTCTTTCaatgcatgtaaacatactgaTGGCCAAGACATTGTTCATGAgaaatttaaacagaaaacttAGAAAATAGAATGAAAGCCTGGTAATATTGTGGTTGTGAAGGCTCAACACTCAGAGAAGCAGTTTAAGAAGTGTATTTGCCAATTCAGCAACACGCACCCACAgaaaatgcactgtaaataaagaaaacacaagcaaaagcAGAAATTTCATACAAATATATCACCTgcatcacttttcttttttttgtaattgcAGTGATtccagtttttccagttttgtagtgtaataatactaataatacaacaacaaacaacaacaacaacaataataataataataataataataataataataataatagtacagaaaaaataaaaatggtacACTTGTCTACACCATTACATCTGAAGACATTTGGGGTGGTGTGGTGATATGGGTTAGTGTAGCGTTGTGTTAGTGCTGCCTAAGCACACATTCATCTGTATAAATATTTTAGTCATTGATGTCACTCCAAAGGTGGGATTACACTGGCCATAAACAATCAGTGCTATGCGCTGCTAAATTTCTGAACCTGTGAAGCATGACTTTAAATATTCTGCTGCTACTAGGTTACCATGTAAAGGCTGAAATGGCAAAAATGCCATAAGACAGTATGTCTTCTTTGGAATTTCTTCAACTGTTTTAACAAGGTCGGGGAAAAAACATGTTATCTTTATCAGTGTATTACCTGTTGTATTTTTAGTTCCTAAGTTGTGACTggcagcacggtggtgcagtggttagcactgttgcctcacagcaagaaggttatGGGTTCGCCCGGgccttttctgtgtggattttgcatgttctccctgtgcctgcgtagGTTCTTTCTGGGTAGTCGGGCTTCccccccacagtccaaagacatgcagcttaggttaactAAATCTAAATTGTccataagtgtgaatgtgagtgtgactggttgtttgtctatatgtgttggccctgcgatggactggcgatccatacagggtgtgtACATGCGTACATGTTGTGACTGAAGTTCTGTGTCCCTGCAGAAAATTAGTGTTCTGTTGTTTAAACAGTACTGCATGTTCTTGTAAATCTGTCCTGACAACCTGTTCCTACAATTTTGCTGATCAGTCTGACAAAGAAACACATCTAGGTCCACACTGGGTATGTGAATGTTAGCTTGGTAGAGTGTGTGTTATGGCTTGTCCGTAGTCAAATCAAGTATGGCCAGATTAGCACCTCTGTGAGACAGCATTACTGCATGttaatatcagcatgctaacatgttcacaatcATAAGGTAAATTTTGTGAAGTTTAGGAGGTACTGTTCGCCATGTTGACCACCttgctttagctttagctttagatAATTAACAGTAGTCACAAAGCATTAAGTGTTTGACTAGCCAAAATTACAATCCCCTCTGCTTCTAGTGCAGCTAAAAATGAGTGGTTATTTAGGGTAAACAAGTTATATTACATTTGTAATCAGTCTAATTGTTGTTAATTGACTAGCACCTAAAATGTATAAACCTGCTAATAGCACTAGAGGAAACATTAGGGGCCCACTAAAGTTATTAAAATACTTCATCTGGGGACACCCAAGCTGGTGTAAATCTAAGAAGCAGAGGTGACATTTCACATCACTATTggaactaaaaataaaaagtgattaCCATTCGTCCTCTTTAAATCAGAGGACCACTAAAGACAATGGgattcatcagtgtgtgttcatggtaatcTAACCACCAAGTGTTGGACTGACCAAAATTTAGTTTTAGATTTAGTCTTAGTCTTGAGATTAGTCAAATGCATTTTAGTCATAGTCAGACTCATCCTTGGTAGCTTTAGTTATacaagctgtgtgtttttagagcTGTAAACCTGAAATCttcatgttcatgtgttctCTAATCAGTGTGGTGTGTGGGTTATAGATCACTGACTCTTCTTTAATAATCTTCTTACACAGCCTTAAATCATTAATGGATAGGGTGtcagtcattcattttcatttaggtTTTAGAATAGAACAACCCTAATTAATGCTATATTTCTcacactgttgatttttttttatgacttttgtGTGCCTTCTCATTTTTAGCTTTTTCATTGCTTGTTTTAAATTATCTTCTGTTGACTAGACTAATGTAGCCTTTACCTTACAATTTATtgtgattaaaagaaaaatattaaaaatgccTCAGGCTCACTGAACTCAAGTATTTCTGTATTTAGGCCTGCAGTGTgtactttacacacacacccatgcttGACAGCTGCAGTATTTCAGCCCTGCAGTATGTATTTAaccaactgaacaaaaatacacaccacactatggaaaaaaaaattcagcacaGACCAGAGTGCTCTGGATTAGCCACTATCATGTGGGTGAAAACAGCAGCCATCACAAGGCCAGTCTACTATCTTGTTGCATAAGAAAGAATGACTACACTCGGGTGTAACTCTGCAAAAGTTAAATCAGCCAAAAACTGATTTGGGAGTAGAAAAGTACCCGTCACACTGTTCAACTCGCACCATTTTGAATGTtaggttcacatttttcttAATGAGAGTTCCTGTCCAAACAGGCTGAGTTGGCTCAGATTTCTTAGGTATCTCACCTGCTGCATTGGACACATTTTGAGGTATGCACATAGCAGCCTGTTTGACTTGGAAGATCAACAGTAAAGCAATAACTATATACAGCATATGAGTACTGTATCAAGACAGACCTGAAAATCCAAATCTATCCTTAAAAAGGACATGCCTCTGAATATGCACATGAAGTTCAGTTTAGGCCACTAGTAGAGCTGTGGTTTTCTTGTTCCACAGTGCCATTAGTGTCAAACAGTATTTCGAGGAATTGGCATTTATTAGTGGAGGAGGCTGAACAAAGCATCATGGAGTGTGTAAGAGTAAGTGTTTTAGAACATGATCCATACAAAAGACTAAAAGTCAacatatctcagcctctgctgagATATgatttcaacagtttttttaattaaaaaaaaataaataattgtgtCGTCTGTGTAATACTAAATTACTAAATACCCCATGAAATTTAACCACCATtgctattatttattaattcattaagaATCTGAGCTCAACTGAATATACTGAACCTCAGCCAGTCCTCACTTATCTCTTTTCTTTGAAGCGTCCttaccattcattttttaaaaacagttttctgtgttttgtattcACTATGGTTACTTACAGCAACAGGATACTCTCTactgtttgatattttataaCTGAATTTCATTCAAATTATACTTACTTAtaagaaataacaaagaaatgacattttacattCGCCTGCAGTAACCtcaagtaaaaaataacatgtCAGATAAGTTCAGTTGCTACTAACATCACAGCCACCTGCATTGCTGCAGTTTATTCAGATGAGACCCATGAAATGCCAAATACTGTGGTTTTCCTGAGTGGTTTATGGTTACCTTCACCTAACAACTGATACAGGTGCTCTGTTTTCCATCAACCCTTGCAGCTTCCATATAAAAGCTTATGCCAGTagaatgaaaaatggaaaaagctgCTTCCACTGTTTGGTTTTCCCTCTGTAACTCTTCTGTTACAAAACTGTTCTGTGTCAACACATTCCACATTCCAaagagttttatttaaaaaaatccacaggGAACTATCACCTGATTCTACAGGTCATCTCAGCTCagtaaaaaatgtttgaatagGACACTGCTAACACATTTACCATAACAACTTTATTAGgtgatgcagcttttaagcAATGATTATGCTCTTCATTACATATAGTATATGTCTTAAGAAAGCAGAGATTAAAAGTTTTCATAATATAAGTAAGGTTTTCTTTGGTTGTAGTTGCAGTGCTCATTTGCCATGTACCTCCAGCCCCCCCCGTCCTTTTTGCAGTCTCCTTCCCTTTCTGGATTTCTGGATTGCACGTAATATCAAAAAGCTCTGGGCTTGTAGTGATGAGGCTGACAATGTCTGTGCTGTCGACTACGATTAGTTTCCAGGCAATTCTCATAAAtatcctctgtttcctcctgacattgaaaaaacaggaaaagagcaaaaatggATCACTTGACATCACAGCTCACACTTTGTACAGTCGGCTCAGATTGAGCTCAGTCTCAGTCGCAGAGCATATCCAGATAGAAATAGATTTTACTTGAGTTTGTTGGTATGTTCCAAGTTGAGAAATCTAAGAGATGATCATTTTTGTACTTACCATTTCTGCAGTGGGAGCCTGACTGCTGTTTCTGTAAAGGAGAGTGACAGCGTAATGCCATTAGCCAAACATCTGAATGAGCATGTGGTCACACAATGACAGGAAGCACAGCAGCTTACCTCGCACGCCGATTGTAAACTCT is a window encoding:
- the LOC108898755 gene encoding uncharacterized protein LOC108898755, encoding MEYLSRYLSTNKATSLICCVFWIFSPAEGDIISEVAGSSVSMHCNNNSINTLQQLTWRLNGVTLISFKPPTETYVNEKANSLNINMSKSESQLYALIIESLQESHIGNYTCDTATETGTWKQTWELIVITETAVRLPLQKWRKQRIFMRIAWKLIVVDSTDIVSLITTSPELFDITCNPEIQKGKETAKRTGGAGGTWQMSTATTTKENLTYIMKTFNLCFLKTYTICNEEHNHCLKAASPNKVVMVNVLAVSYSNIFY